In Candidatus Rokuibacteriota bacterium, the genomic window AGCCTCCGGCAGATCTCCTGCGTACGCTTCCGGTTGACCGTGAAGATCTCGTCCCGGAAATAGACCTCCCTGAACCCGTGGCTGCGGTAGTACTTCACCTCCTCTACCGCGCTCGCGGCAGACCGCACCCGGAACCGGGGACCATACAGGAACGGGGCTGTGCAGAACGTGCACTTCGAGGGACACCCCCGGGACGTGATGGTCGTGATGTAGGGCATCCGCTTCACGATGGGGTTGAAGTAGTCCACGTGCCTGGGCAGCAGGCTTGCATCCAGGAACGGGAGCACGTCCAGCTTGTCGATGAACGGGTAGTGGTCGTTGACGACCGGATGGCCGTCATCGAGATAGCCGATCCCTCGGATCTTCCTCCAGTCAGGATCTCCCGCGGCCAGGGCCCGCACGAGGTCCCGGACGACGAACTCCGGCTCCCGCCG contains:
- a CDS encoding cobalamin B12-binding domain-containing protein, yielding MKILVLNPSSRFTKNVVRDVLYGCWCKGKRIGGGTVPPFFLLSVATVLRQDGHEVDFLDAMAEQRTLDEVKGLAPAYELVIANTSTMTINEDACFLAGLKEARGDLTTILFGSHTTFMPENALGKPGIDIIVRREPEFVVRDLVRALAAGDPDWRKIRGIGYLDDGHPVVNDHYPFIDKLDVLPFLDASLLPRHVDYFNPIVKRMPYITTITSRGCPSKCTFCTAPFLYGPRFRVRSAASAVEEVKYYRSHGFREVYFRDEIFTVNRKRTQEICRRL